One window of Sulfurospirillum sp. 1612 genomic DNA carries:
- a CDS encoding glycosyltransferase family 2 protein produces MTQDISVIILTFNEEKHIERCIKSLLPFTKEIFIVDSNSTDKTVEIAESLGAKVYKNKWPGNHAKQFQWGLDNCLIKTKWIMKIDADEYVLPELASEINSKLNTLDNDISGIYIKRRLYFLDRWIKNGGYYPVWLLRIWRSGHGQMEQRWMDEHIKLTSGNTVEFENDLVDDNKNGLTAWTEKHNSYATKEAIDGLNKIYNFVDADIEEGKLFGTKIERKRWLRQKYDSLPLFVRPIIYFHYRYFFKLGFLDGKQGFIWHFLQGFWYRFYIDAKIYEIYHNAGKDKNAILKFIKDKYNIDVLQRKKEDE; encoded by the coding sequence ATGACACAAGACATATCAGTAATAATATTAACCTTCAATGAAGAAAAACATATAGAACGATGCATAAAATCATTGTTGCCTTTTACAAAAGAAATTTTTATAGTAGACAGTAACTCGACTGATAAAACTGTTGAAATTGCTGAATCATTAGGTGCTAAAGTTTATAAAAATAAATGGCCAGGGAATCATGCCAAACAGTTTCAATGGGGACTAGATAATTGTCTTATAAAAACTAAGTGGATTATGAAGATAGATGCTGATGAATATGTACTTCCTGAACTTGCAAGTGAAATTAACAGTAAACTCAATACACTTGATAATGATATATCTGGAATATATATAAAACGCCGATTATATTTTTTGGATAGATGGATAAAAAACGGTGGATATTATCCTGTGTGGCTGTTGCGTATTTGGAGATCTGGTCATGGACAGATGGAACAGCGCTGGATGGATGAACATATAAAACTAACTTCTGGAAATACAGTTGAATTTGAAAATGATTTAGTAGATGATAATAAAAATGGACTAACGGCCTGGACAGAGAAACATAATAGCTATGCAACAAAAGAAGCAATTGATGGACTAAATAAAATTTATAACTTTGTTGATGCTGATATAGAAGAGGGGAAGTTGTTTGGTACAAAGATAGAAAGAAAAAGATGGCTTAGACAAAAGTATGATAGTTTACCATTGTTTGTGAGACCAATTATCTATTTTCACTATCGTTATTTTTTTAAGTTAGGGTTTTTAGATGGCAAACAAGGATTTATTTGGCATTTTTTGCAAGGATTTTGGTATCGTTTTTATATAGATGCAAAAATATATGAGATTTATCATAATGCTGGTAAAGATAAAAATGCTATTTTGAAGTTTATAAAAGATAAATATAATATTGATGTTTTACAAAGAAAAAAAGAGGACGAGTAA